Proteins encoded together in one Geothermobacter hydrogeniphilus window:
- the clpP gene encoding ATP-dependent Clp endopeptidase proteolytic subunit ClpP produces MTLIPMVVEQTGRGERAYDIYSRLLKDRIIFLGGPIDDNVANLVIAQLLFLESEDPDKDIHLYINSPGGVVTGGLAIYDTMQHVKAPVSTICVGQAASMGAVLLAAGEKGKRYALPNARIMIHQPLGGFQGQASDIKIHAEEILKMRDQLNQILADHTGQNLEQIAVDTERDFFMSGVMAKEYGILDDIVTRKG; encoded by the coding sequence ATGACCCTGATACCGATGGTGGTTGAGCAGACCGGTCGTGGCGAGCGGGCTTATGATATTTATTCCCGGTTGCTGAAGGACCGCATTATCTTTCTCGGTGGTCCGATTGACGACAATGTCGCCAACTTGGTGATTGCCCAGTTGCTCTTCCTCGAATCGGAAGACCCGGACAAGGATATCCATCTGTATATCAATTCGCCGGGCGGTGTCGTGACCGGTGGTCTGGCCATCTACGACACCATGCAACATGTCAAGGCCCCGGTATCGACCATCTGTGTCGGCCAGGCGGCCAGCATGGGAGCTGTCCTGCTGGCGGCCGGTGAGAAGGGCAAGCGCTATGCTCTGCCCAACGCCAGGATCATGATTCATCAGCCCCTCGGTGGGTTCCAGGGGCAGGCATCGGATATCAAGATCCACGCCGAGGAAATTCTGAAGATGCGTGACCAGCTCAACCAGATCCTGGCCGACCATACCGGTCAGAACTTGGAGCAGATCGCCGTTGACACCGAGCGCGATTTTTTCATGAGTGGTGTCATGGCTAAAGAGTATGGTATTCTGGACGATATAGTTACCAGGAAGGGGTGA
- the tig gene encoding trigger factor: MNVKVEEVSSIRKKLSFELNADQVGEEIRRAYGEIARTAKVKGFRKGKVPPKVLEQYYAPQMREKVLTRLINDSYFKALVDHQLPAVGNPEIIESGEIAKGTPFTYVAEVEVKPEVTACDYTGLQLEKEIFALDQELLDHRLEEMQKSRSSMEVSKRKKAREGDFVTIDFQGFVDGEAFEGGTAEGHVLELGSGSFIPGFEEQVVGMKRDEEKEIEVSFPEEYGNKDLAGRPAVFKVKLHEIKEKKVPELDDEFAKGYGVDSLAELKEKLAENYREQETGRIDSELRERLVKALVERNPVDVPEAMVQQQLEYMLDNIRNRMQQQGMSLEMLGMNEESFAAMYRETAVGQVQGSLILEAIARQEEIAVEDGEIDGKLEEIAAMANASLDAVKKYYDNDEARSSLKSQIVEEKTIAFLLEKATVTEVSKDQLAENQPAEESESPAEV; encoded by the coding sequence ATGAATGTCAAGGTCGAAGAAGTCAGCAGTATCCGCAAGAAACTGTCCTTTGAATTGAATGCCGACCAGGTCGGTGAGGAAATCCGCCGTGCGTACGGAGAGATTGCCAGGACCGCCAAGGTCAAGGGATTTCGCAAGGGCAAGGTGCCGCCTAAGGTGCTGGAGCAGTACTACGCGCCGCAGATGCGCGAGAAGGTGCTGACCCGGCTGATCAACGACAGTTATTTCAAGGCCCTGGTCGATCATCAGTTACCGGCGGTTGGCAACCCGGAGATCATCGAGTCGGGTGAGATTGCCAAGGGAACCCCCTTCACTTACGTTGCCGAGGTAGAGGTCAAGCCAGAGGTAACCGCCTGTGACTATACCGGCCTGCAACTGGAGAAGGAGATCTTTGCTCTCGACCAGGAGCTGCTGGACCATCGTCTCGAAGAGATGCAGAAATCCCGTTCGTCGATGGAGGTCAGCAAGCGTAAAAAAGCCCGCGAGGGTGACTTCGTGACCATCGATTTTCAAGGCTTTGTCGACGGTGAGGCTTTCGAGGGCGGCACGGCCGAGGGGCATGTTCTGGAACTCGGATCGGGATCGTTCATTCCCGGGTTCGAGGAGCAGGTGGTCGGCATGAAGCGGGACGAGGAAAAAGAGATCGAGGTCAGTTTTCCGGAAGAGTACGGCAACAAGGATCTGGCCGGAAGGCCGGCGGTCTTCAAGGTCAAGCTGCACGAAATCAAGGAGAAGAAAGTCCCTGAACTCGACGACGAGTTTGCCAAGGGCTACGGTGTTGACAGCCTCGCCGAGCTGAAGGAGAAGCTGGCTGAAAACTATCGTGAGCAGGAAACCGGCCGGATCGACAGTGAACTGCGCGAGCGTCTGGTCAAGGCCCTGGTGGAGCGTAACCCGGTTGACGTGCCGGAGGCCATGGTTCAGCAGCAGCTGGAATACATGCTCGACAATATCCGCAATCGTATGCAGCAGCAGGGCATGTCCCTGGAAATGCTCGGCATGAACGAAGAATCTTTCGCCGCCATGTACCGCGAGACAGCTGTCGGGCAGGTTCAGGGCAGCCTGATTCTTGAAGCGATTGCCCGCCAGGAAGAGATTGCGGTTGAGGATGGAGAAATTGACGGTAAGCTCGAAGAGATTGCCGCCATGGCCAACGCTTCCCTGGATGCGGTCAAGAAGTATTACGACAACGATGAGGCCCGGAGTTCACTGAAGTCCCAGATCGTTGAAGAAAAGACCATTGCCTTTCTTCTGGAAAAGGCGACCGTGACCGAAGTGAGCAAGGATCAGTTGGCGGAAAACCAGCCGGCTGAAGAATCCGAATCCCCGGCGGAGGTGTAG
- a CDS encoding ABC transporter substrate-binding protein, producing the protein MVLQLKWRHQFQFAGYYAAMAKGFYRAEGLRVEVREGSPGQDIVQELVSGRAQYMVHNSTALLACAGGAPLVALAVVFQQSPLALIAREDSGINSLADLAGKPVMLSPTTEPELVAMLRAEGFNLNQFQFQLLPHSGNPEDLVSGRVAAMAGYLTDLPFYLEQRNVRPVVIRPSHYGINFYGDTLFTSRHELEDHPQQVAAFRRASLKGWDYAMQHPGEIVELILRRYPGRLNRGQLLNEAEQMRRLILPDLVEIGHMNPSRWQHIAQVFSDAGMLPGRLDLGMFLYHPDRPGGGFPGWLAPVSGVFFAILLLLLLFNWRLRHAVTHRTVALDRVNRNLQQMLALKEKAEQDLVVKEQQLRTIVESVLQGLLIVAEDRILFANRAAAEIVGCDTAEELLAMGWIDNFIAPHEHTRLHAYLQDRLSGKNLPESYVFEGVRRDGSRGWVENRAVRIEWQGRPAVLVSMTDVTERVRLREESIRAAQLASLGELAASVAHEINNPINGIINYAQILKNALVHEEKWCDIAGRILKESDRVATIVAGLLSFSRSGAAERKTIRIHDILEDTLVLVRTQLQKDGICLDLDIPETLPLVRVVPQQIQQVYLNLINNARYALNQKYLHPCAEKRLQISCQLQDDSCLATIFYDQGIGIADQDLERVLAPFFTTKPGKEGAGLGLSISCRIMQDHGGDIRIESRNGEFTRVVTILPVN; encoded by the coding sequence GTGGTTCTGCAGCTCAAGTGGCGGCACCAGTTTCAATTCGCCGGTTACTATGCTGCCATGGCCAAGGGGTTTTATCGTGCGGAAGGGTTGCGGGTCGAGGTCCGGGAAGGCTCTCCCGGTCAGGATATCGTGCAGGAACTGGTCAGCGGCAGGGCTCAGTACATGGTGCATAATTCAACCGCATTGCTCGCCTGTGCCGGGGGGGCGCCCCTGGTGGCCCTGGCCGTTGTCTTCCAGCAGTCACCGCTGGCTCTGATCGCCCGTGAGGATTCCGGCATCAATTCACTGGCCGACCTGGCCGGGAAGCCGGTGATGCTTTCCCCTACCACCGAGCCGGAACTTGTCGCCATGCTGCGCGCCGAAGGGTTCAATCTCAACCAGTTCCAGTTCCAGTTGCTGCCGCACTCCGGAAATCCGGAGGACCTGGTCAGCGGTCGGGTTGCGGCGATGGCCGGCTATCTCACCGACCTGCCGTTCTATCTTGAACAACGGAATGTTCGGCCGGTGGTGATCCGTCCCAGCCATTACGGGATCAATTTCTACGGTGATACCCTGTTTACCAGCCGTCATGAGCTTGAAGACCATCCGCAGCAGGTGGCTGCTTTCCGCCGTGCCAGCCTCAAGGGTTGGGACTATGCCATGCAACATCCCGGGGAGATTGTCGAACTGATCCTGCGGCGCTATCCCGGACGGCTGAATCGCGGGCAACTGCTGAATGAAGCAGAACAGATGCGACGGCTGATTCTGCCGGACCTGGTTGAAATCGGGCACATGAACCCGAGTCGATGGCAACATATCGCCCAGGTTTTTTCCGACGCCGGCATGCTACCCGGGAGGCTGGACCTGGGGATGTTTCTGTATCATCCTGATCGTCCCGGCGGCGGGTTTCCCGGTTGGCTGGCTCCGGTTTCCGGAGTTTTTTTTGCCATTCTTCTGCTGTTGTTGCTGTTCAACTGGCGGTTGCGGCACGCGGTTACTCATAGAACGGTTGCCCTGGACCGGGTCAACAGAAACCTTCAGCAGATGTTGGCGCTGAAGGAGAAGGCCGAGCAGGATCTGGTTGTCAAGGAGCAGCAGCTGCGGACCATTGTGGAAAGTGTTCTGCAGGGATTGTTGATTGTTGCGGAGGACAGGATTCTGTTTGCCAATCGGGCCGCGGCCGAAATTGTCGGGTGCGATACGGCTGAGGAGTTGCTTGCTATGGGGTGGATTGATAATTTTATCGCCCCCCACGAACACACCCGTTTGCATGCTTATCTCCAGGACCGGTTGTCCGGGAAAAACCTGCCGGAGAGTTATGTTTTTGAGGGTGTCCGTCGTGACGGCAGTCGTGGCTGGGTTGAAAACCGGGCTGTCCGGATCGAATGGCAGGGCCGCCCGGCGGTCCTGGTCTCCATGACCGATGTGACCGAACGGGTCCGGTTGCGTGAAGAGTCCATTCGGGCCGCTCAGTTGGCCTCTCTCGGAGAATTGGCGGCCAGTGTTGCCCATGAGATCAACAACCCGATCAACGGGATCATCAACTATGCCCAGATCCTGAAGAACGCCCTGGTTCATGAGGAAAAATGGTGTGATATCGCGGGAAGGATATTGAAGGAAAGCGACCGGGTGGCAACCATTGTTGCCGGTCTGCTCTCTTTTTCACGGAGCGGAGCCGCGGAGAGGAAAACGATCCGGATTCATGATATTCTCGAAGACACACTGGTCCTGGTTCGGACCCAATTGCAGAAAGACGGTATTTGTCTGGACCTGGACATACCTGAGACATTGCCGCTGGTGCGGGTTGTTCCGCAACAGATTCAGCAGGTTTATCTCAATCTGATCAATAATGCACGTTATGCCCTGAATCAGAAATATCTTCACCCCTGCGCGGAGAAGCGGCTGCAGATAAGTTGTCAACTTCAGGATGATTCGTGCCTTGCGACGATTTTTTATGATCAGGGGATCGGGATTGCGGATCAGGATCTGGAGCGGGTGTTAGCCCCCTTTTTCACGACAAAACCGGGAAAAGAGGGAGCCGGGTTGGGGCTTTCCATCAGTTGCCGGATCATGCAGGACCATGGTGGTGATATCCGTATCGAAAGCAGGAACGGGGAATTTACCAGGGTCGTGACGATCCTGCCGGTTAACTGA
- a CDS encoding MlaE family ABC transporter permease → MLKLLEKLGYESLYLLEVTGRMGIFLFSCLGRVLAPPYKLNPVIRQIHFIGSRSVFVILFTGTFTGMVLALQGYYTLRKFGSEGLLGSAVALSLLRELGPVLTALMVIGRAGSAITAEVGIMRNSEQIDALECMAIDPYKYLIAPKFVAGLIAMPLLTFIFDVVGIFGGWAVGVGLLDINQGTFFQSMYKAVAWQDINMGIIKALIFGLLMIWICSVKGYFLHLDRSGGFGAEGVSRTTTSAVVLSSVSILVWDYLISAIML, encoded by the coding sequence ATGTTGAAGCTATTGGAAAAACTCGGTTATGAGAGTCTGTACCTGCTTGAAGTCACCGGTCGAATGGGCATTTTCCTGTTCTCCTGCCTCGGCCGGGTCCTGGCGCCACCCTACAAGCTGAATCCGGTCATCAGACAGATTCATTTCATCGGTAGCCGGTCCGTCTTTGTCATCCTCTTCACCGGAACTTTCACCGGCATGGTCCTGGCTCTGCAGGGTTATTACACGCTGCGCAAGTTCGGTTCCGAAGGCCTGCTGGGTTCCGCCGTCGCCCTCTCCCTGCTGCGCGAACTCGGACCGGTCCTGACGGCGCTGATGGTCATCGGCCGGGCCGGGTCGGCGATCACCGCCGAGGTCGGCATCATGCGCAACTCGGAGCAGATCGATGCCCTTGAATGCATGGCTATCGACCCCTACAAGTACCTGATCGCTCCCAAATTCGTCGCCGGCCTGATCGCCATGCCGCTGCTGACCTTCATCTTTGACGTGGTCGGCATCTTCGGCGGCTGGGCGGTCGGGGTCGGCCTGCTCGACATCAACCAGGGAACATTTTTCCAGTCCATGTATAAAGCGGTCGCCTGGCAGGACATCAATATGGGTATCATCAAGGCGCTGATTTTCGGACTGCTGATGATCTGGATCTGTTCGGTCAAGGGTTATTTCCTGCACCTCGACCGTTCAGGGGGATTCGGCGCCGAGGGAGTCAGCCGCACCACAACCTCCGCGGTGGTACTGTCATCGGTATCGATCCTGGTCTGGGATTACCTGATCAGCGCCATCATGCTCTGA
- a CDS encoding ABC transporter ATP-binding protein, whose translation MDSEIIIELINVEKSFGSQKVLDRVNLQVRRGTTLVIVGASGQGKSVILKHMLGLVRPDAGQVKVFGKDIANCSKSELKEVRKSFGVLFQNVALFDSMTVYDNIALPLRERTHLSEAEIRANVEEKLAMMDLDKAGNKFPAQISGGMQKRVGLARALVLDPSIVFFDEPTTGLDVNKSNEIYRLFYKTQAQLGYTAVIVSHDVPKIFKLSDHVALLANKQIQGCLTPEEFQLSDNPHIRSFVETTMGPIYSSEREESSFYEKI comes from the coding sequence ATGGATTCAGAAATTATCATCGAACTGATCAATGTTGAAAAATCCTTCGGCAGCCAGAAGGTTCTCGACCGGGTCAACCTGCAGGTCCGCCGCGGGACAACCCTGGTCATCGTCGGCGCCTCCGGACAGGGGAAAAGCGTCATTCTCAAGCACATGCTCGGCCTGGTCAGACCCGATGCCGGGCAGGTCAAGGTCTTCGGCAAGGACATTGCCAACTGCAGCAAATCCGAACTGAAAGAGGTCCGGAAAAGCTTCGGGGTTCTTTTTCAGAATGTCGCCCTGTTCGATTCGATGACCGTCTATGACAACATCGCCCTGCCCCTACGGGAGAGAACCCACCTCTCCGAAGCCGAAATCCGGGCCAACGTCGAGGAGAAGCTCGCCATGATGGACCTCGACAAGGCTGGAAACAAATTCCCGGCCCAGATCAGCGGCGGCATGCAGAAACGGGTCGGCCTCGCCCGAGCGCTGGTCCTCGACCCGAGCATTGTGTTTTTCGATGAGCCGACCACCGGGCTCGATGTCAACAAGAGCAACGAAATCTACCGCCTGTTTTACAAAACCCAGGCCCAGCTCGGGTATACCGCCGTCATTGTCAGTCATGACGTGCCCAAGATCTTCAAACTCTCCGACCACGTGGCGCTGCTGGCCAACAAGCAGATCCAGGGTTGCCTGACTCCGGAAGAATTTCAGCTTTCGGACAACCCCCACATCCGCAGCTTCGTTGAAACGACCATGGGGCCGATATATTCAAGTGAACGGGAGGAATCGAGTTTTTATGAAAAAATTTAA